In a genomic window of Thiolapillus brandeum:
- a CDS encoding polysaccharide deacetylase family protein: MTVMRIYLTIDTECREERLRGGRLLPAAGYDMRVWGRFSNQEQELGIPLIMDEFEACGLRGSFYVDPFGADYFGRDALRRVCETIMQRGHDIQLHAHPVQQQADWITRKVDPPPDDMAAYDLDQQQQLLTRGKQVLIDCGVPGDNLVSFRAGNFGANNDTWRAMAKCGLSISSNYNPCYRTRNSKLEWPELEVELFDTGEGVWELPISNFVEPGGGYRHLQITAVSLAEMKDLLCKAEKMGVRELTIVTHSFEFMYLESVENRTGRLNRVNFSRLRGLCRFLADNAHRFKVETVAELSGHLPEMRDDNLHVLPHGSRFRRYGRWVQQAYKRLDMKM, from the coding sequence ATGACGGTGATGCGGATCTACCTCACCATCGATACCGAATGCCGGGAGGAGCGTCTGCGTGGGGGACGGCTGCTGCCCGCGGCAGGATACGATATGCGTGTCTGGGGACGCTTCAGCAACCAGGAACAGGAGTTGGGCATTCCTCTGATCATGGATGAATTCGAGGCTTGTGGCTTGCGCGGCAGCTTTTATGTCGATCCTTTCGGCGCGGACTATTTCGGTCGGGATGCGCTCAGGCGTGTCTGTGAAACCATTATGCAACGTGGACATGATATCCAGTTGCATGCGCATCCGGTGCAGCAGCAGGCCGACTGGATCACACGCAAGGTCGATCCCCCCCCGGATGATATGGCAGCCTATGATCTGGATCAGCAACAGCAGCTGCTGACCAGAGGCAAACAGGTGCTGATCGACTGCGGCGTACCTGGGGACAATCTTGTCTCGTTCCGGGCAGGGAATTTCGGGGCGAACAACGATACCTGGCGGGCAATGGCGAAATGCGGCCTGAGTATCAGCAGCAACTACAATCCCTGCTATCGCACCAGGAACAGCAAGCTGGAATGGCCGGAACTGGAAGTCGAACTGTTCGATACTGGAGAGGGGGTATGGGAACTGCCTATCAGCAATTTTGTTGAACCAGGGGGCGGATACCGGCACCTGCAGATCACGGCGGTTTCCCTGGCGGAGATGAAAGACCTGCTGTGCAAGGCTGAGAAAATGGGCGTGCGGGAACTGACCATCGTCACCCATTCATTTGAGTTCATGTATCTTGAGTCGGTGGAAAACCGGACCGGCCGCCTGAATCGAGTCAATTTTTCCCGGTTGCGGGGGCTGTGCCGTTTCCTGGCCGACAATGCCCATCGCTTCAAAGTGGAAACCGTGGCGGAGCTTTCAGGGCATCTGCCTGAAATGCGCGATGACAATTTGCATGTGCTTCCCCATGGGAGCCGTTTTCGACGCTACGGCCGCTGGGTGCAGCAGGCATATAAGCGTTTGGATATGAAAATGTGA
- a CDS encoding GNAT family N-acetyltransferase, translating into MNFKIVLADKNNAEHRRAIQKLWDNNLHYIGAGRYEWLYFNNPAGETITCLAVTEDGEIVGMASAMRRDFYLHGKCYTACVAIDFAIDSEYRVFGPALQLQRTLAEQAWEQDVDFLMGFPNLASQGILKRVGYTSIGESIRFTQVIRTYSKLIPRLNDRRLPVWLAGPLSAVLDVVLSVEHLVRRSRGSTTVGTSLGQMRDQWQQLWRSNRDSRIFQGKHDADYIEWRYVNCPYQDYQLFCLHDGEQNLVAFLVFSIREKVVLIDDFRYLDEAWLSTLFRRFWKAMRPGGNVAVNMGLLVSREMKEKLVCCGFTTRPSKRWGGVLSNPDRVIEWEQVLGSGEWYITDGEIDL; encoded by the coding sequence GTGAACTTCAAGATTGTTCTTGCAGACAAGAATAATGCCGAACACCGACGCGCCATCCAAAAGTTGTGGGACAACAATCTGCACTACATTGGTGCTGGCCGATATGAGTGGCTTTACTTCAATAATCCGGCCGGGGAGACAATCACCTGCCTTGCTGTGACAGAAGATGGTGAGATCGTCGGTATGGCTTCTGCCATGCGGCGCGATTTCTATCTGCATGGAAAATGCTATACCGCCTGCGTGGCCATAGATTTTGCTATCGATTCTGAGTACCGGGTATTTGGCCCTGCGTTGCAGCTTCAGCGTACACTGGCAGAACAAGCCTGGGAGCAGGATGTGGATTTTCTCATGGGGTTCCCCAATCTTGCTTCCCAGGGCATTCTCAAGCGGGTTGGCTACACGAGCATCGGCGAAAGCATTCGTTTCACTCAGGTAATCCGTACCTATAGCAAATTGATACCAAGATTGAATGATCGGCGCTTGCCGGTCTGGCTGGCGGGCCCCCTGTCGGCCGTATTGGATGTCGTTCTGTCCGTGGAGCACCTTGTGCGCCGATCCAGGGGAAGCACAACCGTTGGTACGTCCCTGGGACAGATGCGGGACCAATGGCAGCAACTGTGGCGGAGCAATCGTGATTCCCGTATTTTTCAGGGAAAACATGATGCTGACTATATTGAATGGCGCTACGTCAATTGCCCCTACCAGGATTACCAGCTGTTCTGTCTGCATGACGGAGAGCAGAACCTGGTGGCTTTTCTGGTATTTTCCATTAGAGAAAAAGTGGTACTGATCGATGATTTTCGCTATTTGGATGAGGCCTGGCTATCGACCTTGTTTCGCCGCTTCTGGAAAGCCATGCGGCCAGGAGGAAATGTGGCAGTCAACATGGGGCTGCTGGTCAGCAGGGAAATGAAGGAAAAACTGGTATGCTGCGGTTTTACCACCCGACCCAGCAAACGCTGGGGGGGAGTACTGTCCAATCCGGACAGGGTGATTGAATGGGAGCAGGTGCTGGGTAGTGGGGAATGGTATATTACCGACGGAGAAATCGACCTTTGA
- a CDS encoding TIGR04063 family PEP-CTERM/XrtA system glycosyltransferase — translation MKVFHLLDLSRPSVNGYSSRSDAIIRNLMALGVETCQLTSEKYDKFEDLVEEVEGITYYRTTRARGMFTGIPLLSYIDHVRHMTDRAMEVIEKEKPDVIHAHSPMLNGLVGLRLRKLTGMPVLYEVRAFWEDAAVDTGKIREWGAQYRIIRAMEQHVFKHVDRVSCICNGLKDEIIGRGIPAEKLLVAPNAVDLAKFKLVQERDSALEKTLKLEGKTVIAFLGSFFKYEGLEYLLKATPAILASVPDAHILLVGSGNEAENLKKLASDLGIEAHVTFTGRVDYADINRYYSLVDLLVFPREDIRLTRLVTPLKPLEAMAQGIPVLASDIGGHREMVEQGRTGILFTPENPDALAQAVVSTLADTSLLDSLIANGLEYVEKVRNWRTTAAVYPPVYEEMLAAKPSAG, via the coding sequence ATGAAAGTATTTCATCTGCTAGATTTGTCACGACCCAGCGTCAACGGCTATTCCTCCCGGTCGGATGCCATCATCCGCAATCTGATGGCCCTGGGGGTTGAGACTTGCCAGTTGACCAGTGAGAAATATGACAAATTCGAGGATCTGGTCGAGGAAGTGGAAGGTATCACCTACTACAGAACCACCAGAGCCAGGGGGATGTTCACCGGGATTCCCCTGCTGTCCTATATCGATCACGTGCGCCACATGACAGACCGGGCCATGGAAGTCATAGAAAAGGAAAAACCCGATGTGATTCATGCGCACTCCCCCATGTTGAACGGGCTGGTGGGTTTGCGCCTGAGAAAACTAACCGGTATGCCAGTGTTGTATGAAGTCAGGGCTTTCTGGGAGGATGCCGCGGTGGACACCGGAAAGATCAGGGAGTGGGGTGCGCAGTACCGTATCATCCGGGCCATGGAACAGCATGTATTCAAGCATGTGGACAGGGTAAGTTGCATTTGCAATGGCTTGAAGGATGAGATTATTGGCCGGGGAATCCCTGCTGAAAAACTCCTGGTGGCGCCCAATGCCGTGGATCTTGCAAAATTCAAACTGGTGCAGGAGCGTGACAGCGCGCTGGAGAAAACGCTGAAACTGGAAGGAAAAACAGTCATCGCTTTTCTTGGTTCATTTTTCAAGTACGAAGGACTGGAATACCTGCTCAAGGCGACTCCGGCCATTCTGGCATCGGTGCCTGATGCGCATATCCTGCTGGTGGGAAGCGGCAATGAAGCCGAGAACCTGAAGAAGCTGGCATCAGACCTGGGTATAGAGGCCCATGTCACTTTTACCGGGCGGGTCGATTATGCGGACATCAACCGGTATTACAGTCTGGTCGATCTGCTGGTTTTCCCCAGGGAAGATATCCGCCTGACCCGGCTGGTCACACCCCTGAAACCTCTTGAAGCCATGGCTCAGGGCATTCCGGTTTTGGCCTCCGATATTGGCGGGCACCGGGAGATGGTGGAGCAGGGCAGGACAGGCATACTGTTTACTCCGGAGAACCCAGACGCCCTCGCCCAAGCCGTGGTTTCCACTCTGGCGGATACATCACTGTTGGATTCCCTGATAGCGAATGGACTGGAATATGTGGAGAAAGTGCGCAACTGGCGTACTACTGCAGCTGTGTATCCACCGGTCTACGAGGAAATGCTGGCAGCCAAACCGTCAGCCGGATGA
- a CDS encoding glycosyltransferase produces the protein MSRTGKTRRKILFINSSLGMGGIETLLLELCRDMKTQGCYEPGICIFETEGVLQNEYEALGVPVYIIPKKPGLDYSLPFKIRRLIRKEHYDLVHVHNQMSWLYGGTGAILARRPLVYTEHTSLEKFTPEQQRKLKTILFWIGRKTAQVTTVAKHLIPSLEKDLGIPGDRITNIYNGIDPEPYQLEIDRARKLEELGLPADSRVVGIVASLTQAKDHVTLLRAFARVLQDVPAAQLLVAGQGPLKEQIVAETAALGIGGHVHFLGVRRDIPELLQVFDIFTLSSLIEGLPISLLEAMASGCPIVATRIPGVDELVDEKSGILVPHSHPEELAAALVRVLVDDELAHSLGNGGRQRILDEFSFEGMIKAYLSCYDKALGGPCGEETA, from the coding sequence ATGAGTCGCACAGGAAAGACCCGCCGAAAGATACTGTTCATCAATTCATCCCTGGGAATGGGGGGGATCGAAACCCTGTTGCTGGAATTGTGCCGGGATATGAAGACGCAGGGTTGCTATGAACCCGGTATCTGCATTTTTGAGACCGAAGGGGTGTTGCAGAATGAGTATGAAGCTCTTGGAGTTCCTGTGTACATCATCCCCAAAAAACCGGGCCTGGATTATTCACTGCCTTTCAAAATACGGCGTCTGATCCGGAAGGAACACTACGATCTGGTGCATGTCCACAACCAGATGTCATGGCTGTATGGCGGTACGGGAGCGATTCTTGCACGCAGGCCGCTGGTCTATACGGAGCATACTTCCCTGGAGAAGTTTACCCCTGAACAGCAACGCAAGCTGAAAACCATTCTCTTCTGGATTGGCAGAAAGACCGCGCAAGTGACCACTGTGGCAAAGCATCTGATTCCTTCCCTGGAAAAGGATCTGGGGATTCCCGGCGACAGGATAACCAACATTTACAATGGGATTGACCCTGAGCCCTATCAGCTGGAAATCGACCGAGCACGAAAACTGGAAGAACTGGGGCTGCCTGCAGATAGCAGGGTTGTGGGCATTGTCGCCAGCCTTACGCAAGCCAAGGATCATGTCACTCTGCTCAGGGCGTTTGCCAGGGTGTTGCAGGACGTGCCTGCCGCGCAGTTGCTGGTGGCGGGACAGGGGCCACTGAAGGAACAGATAGTGGCGGAGACCGCAGCTTTGGGAATTGGCGGTCATGTGCATTTTCTTGGTGTCCGCAGGGACATTCCGGAATTGTTGCAGGTGTTCGACATCTTTACCCTGTCTTCCCTGATCGAAGGACTGCCCATATCATTGTTGGAAGCCATGGCCAGCGGCTGCCCCATCGTGGCAACGCGGATTCCCGGTGTGGATGAGCTGGTGGATGAAAAGAGCGGCATCCTGGTGCCCCATTCCCATCCTGAAGAGCTGGCTGCTGCACTGGTTCGTGTGCTGGTTGATGATGAGCTGGCGCACAGTCTTGGGAACGGGGGCAGGCAGCGCATACTGGATGAGTTCAGCTTCGAGGGAATGATCAAGGCTTATCTCTCATGCTATGACAAAGCCCTTGGCGGCCCCTGTGGAGAAGAGACGGCCTAA
- the wecB gene encoding non-hydrolyzing UDP-N-acetylglucosamine 2-epimerase: MAGLPIKVLCVAGARPNFPKIAPLMKVLGETEGFEVHLVHTGQHYDDALSRVFFEDLKIPKPDLDLEVGSASHALQTAEVMRRFEPVLEQEQPQAVVVVGDVNSTIACALVVSKFPLKQPFMWRGKPRHRPVMIHVEAGLRSFDEEMPEEINRRLTDTISDLLFVTEMDAVTNLRNEGVAEERIHFVGNVMIDTLLAARDKAMQSGILEELELEKDKYALLTLHRPSNVDDSTVLGKILGALDEIAAERPIVFPVHPRTKPRIADAGVALSPERWKLIDPVGYLDFLRLMSSAHLVITDSGGIQEETTVLGVPCMTLRENTERPVTLSEGTNRLVGIDPDAIRASWKAISQDPPVGRVPRYWDGQAAKRIVAVLAREFGVQ, from the coding sequence ATGGCCGGACTACCCATAAAAGTTCTTTGTGTTGCCGGGGCACGCCCCAATTTTCCCAAGATTGCTCCGCTGATGAAGGTGTTGGGAGAAACAGAGGGGTTCGAGGTGCACCTGGTGCATACCGGCCAGCATTATGACGATGCCTTGTCCCGGGTGTTTTTTGAAGATCTGAAAATTCCCAAGCCTGATCTCGACCTGGAAGTGGGCTCGGCTTCCCATGCCTTGCAAACGGCGGAAGTCATGAGGCGTTTCGAACCGGTACTGGAACAGGAACAGCCTCAGGCCGTGGTGGTGGTGGGTGACGTGAATTCCACCATTGCCTGTGCATTGGTGGTTTCCAAGTTTCCGCTTAAGCAGCCGTTCATGTGGCGGGGAAAGCCCAGGCACAGACCGGTGATGATACATGTTGAGGCGGGCCTGCGCAGTTTCGACGAGGAGATGCCGGAAGAAATCAACCGCCGTCTCACGGACACGATTTCCGACTTGTTGTTCGTTACGGAAATGGATGCAGTAACCAATCTTCGCAATGAAGGTGTGGCTGAAGAAAGAATTCATTTTGTCGGCAACGTCATGATCGACACCTTGCTGGCCGCCAGAGACAAAGCCATGCAGTCCGGGATTCTCGAAGAGCTGGAGCTGGAGAAGGATAAATATGCGTTGCTGACCCTGCACCGTCCCAGCAATGTCGATGATTCCACGGTACTGGGAAAGATACTGGGTGCGCTGGATGAGATTGCCGCTGAACGGCCCATTGTGTTTCCCGTGCACCCCCGCACCAAACCTCGTATTGCTGATGCCGGGGTGGCCCTTTCGCCGGAACGATGGAAACTGATCGATCCTGTCGGTTACCTGGATTTTCTCAGGCTGATGAGCAGCGCACACCTGGTGATTACGGATTCCGGCGGCATACAGGAAGAGACCACGGTTCTTGGGGTGCCCTGTATGACGCTCAGGGAGAATACGGAGCGCCCGGTGACTCTCTCGGAAGGAACCAATCGGCTGGTGGGTATCGATCCCGATGCCATCCGTGCCTCATGGAAAGCGATCAGCCAGGATCCTCCCGTGGGACGTGTTCCCCGTTACTGGGATGGACAGGCGGCCAAACGTATTGTTGCGGTGCTGGCCCGGGAATTCGGGGTGCAATGA
- a CDS encoding glycosyltransferase — MLWILFLSLLILVYTYVGYPLLIAFLARCCPLGLKPRQGHTPSVSVLIPVYNGQDFIRGKIESLLQQDYPGHKLEILLCSDASDDQSDAILRESERNYPDQVRVFYMEQRSGKPAILNRLRKEARGEVLLLTDIRQPLKQDCVSKLVARLEIPGVGVVGGMLLLRGSTGAGLYWRYERWIRQSESDFRSVTGVSGSLYVIAAEDMQDMPEDIILDDVWVPSVQRLRKHRVVLEPEAVAWDEAMEDGREFGRKVRTLAGNYQLMARLPALLSPWHNPSWFEFFSHKLMRLVCPWALLTLFVSNLLLLFQEPGRGFILLELLMAGQVVFYVLALLGERAGALGRLARTFVVLNIAAVVGLWRYLSGRQKIAW; from the coding sequence ATGCTCTGGATTCTATTCCTGTCCCTGTTGATCCTCGTCTATACCTATGTGGGATACCCCTTGCTCATTGCCTTCCTGGCCAGATGCTGCCCCCTTGGCCTGAAACCCCGGCAGGGACATACGCCCAGTGTTTCCGTATTGATCCCTGTGTACAACGGCCAGGATTTTATCCGGGGCAAGATCGAAAGCCTGTTGCAACAGGATTATCCTGGTCACAAACTGGAGATTCTCCTGTGCTCCGATGCCAGTGATGACCAGTCAGATGCCATTCTCCGGGAATCTGAACGCAACTACCCGGATCAGGTAAGGGTGTTTTATATGGAGCAGCGCAGTGGAAAACCGGCTATTCTCAATCGCTTGAGGAAAGAAGCCCGTGGTGAGGTGTTGCTCCTGACAGACATCCGCCAGCCTTTGAAACAGGATTGTGTGAGCAAACTGGTAGCCCGGCTGGAGATTCCCGGTGTCGGTGTGGTGGGTGGCATGTTGTTGCTGCGGGGGAGTACGGGAGCCGGGCTGTATTGGCGCTACGAACGATGGATACGCCAGTCTGAATCGGATTTTCGCAGTGTCACCGGTGTTTCCGGTTCACTCTATGTGATTGCCGCTGAGGATATGCAGGATATGCCTGAAGATATTATTCTCGATGATGTCTGGGTACCATCAGTGCAGCGCTTGAGAAAGCACAGAGTGGTTCTGGAACCCGAGGCCGTAGCCTGGGATGAGGCCATGGAGGATGGCCGGGAGTTTGGACGCAAGGTGCGTACCCTGGCGGGCAACTATCAACTGATGGCCAGGCTGCCGGCCCTGCTGTCGCCGTGGCACAACCCCTCCTGGTTCGAGTTTTTCTCCCACAAGCTCATGCGTCTGGTATGCCCCTGGGCATTGCTGACCCTGTTCGTCAGCAACCTGCTACTGTTGTTTCAGGAGCCGGGACGTGGTTTCATCCTCCTGGAGCTGTTGATGGCGGGGCAGGTGGTTTTCTACGTCCTGGCATTGCTGGGAGAAAGGGCTGGAGCCCTGGGACGCCTGGCCAGGACGTTTGTCGTACTCAATATTGCAGCGGTAGTGGGCTTGTGGCGCTATCTTTCAGGCAGACAAAAGATTGCCTGGTAA
- a CDS encoding lipopolysaccharide biosynthesis protein, with the protein MSLSKLLAQGIRWIVTFIVIRILLPEDYGLMAMSDVVISFFALFATAGLASALVQVKSFTQMQIRELFGLLLSINLVLAIAVFLIAPQAAAFYHEDRLVPVLHALLVGFLITAIETLPSALLNREMRFKALSLIDLGAAVTSAIVTLTLALSGVGVWSLVIGYLSEMTLRAVLKFSLQPVRVWPKFSFRESLPLLQFGGTMTLGSMVWFAFVNTDMVIGGRLWSTETLGIYAVAMQISQIPLSKLTPMLKQVAFPAYSNLLHKGDEIGPYFIKASGLSMFMTFPVFFGMASTANAYVPLLLGEKWLAVILPATLIPLTLPFRVAQELIDPAMQARGYPRGVVINWAFALLITGPSLYIGARFWGLEGLCWAWVISFPLAFLFSASKACRVLDVSMGEYLSTLARPLACASIMYVTILVERYFTGDLMPLAAQLAMQIITGVIVYLTASRFLCSNEMRHLLDLVKNVRSQ; encoded by the coding sequence ATGTCCCTGTCCAAGCTTCTTGCCCAAGGCATACGCTGGATCGTGACGTTCATCGTCATCCGCATTCTTCTGCCCGAAGACTACGGACTGATGGCAATGTCCGATGTCGTGATCTCCTTTTTTGCCCTGTTTGCCACGGCAGGCCTTGCCTCTGCTCTGGTGCAAGTCAAATCCTTCACGCAGATGCAGATCCGGGAACTCTTTGGCCTGCTCCTGAGCATCAATCTGGTTCTGGCAATCGCCGTGTTCCTCATTGCCCCCCAGGCCGCCGCCTTCTACCACGAAGATCGGCTTGTTCCGGTTCTGCATGCCTTGCTGGTCGGCTTTCTCATCACTGCTATTGAGACTCTTCCTTCGGCATTGTTGAATCGGGAAATGCGTTTCAAGGCCCTGTCCCTGATCGATCTGGGCGCTGCCGTAACTTCAGCCATCGTTACCCTGACCCTGGCCCTGTCCGGCGTCGGCGTCTGGAGTCTGGTCATCGGTTATCTCAGTGAGATGACCTTGCGCGCAGTCTTGAAGTTTTCGCTTCAGCCGGTAAGGGTCTGGCCAAAATTCTCTTTCAGGGAGTCTCTTCCCTTGCTTCAGTTTGGCGGCACCATGACCCTGGGCAGCATGGTCTGGTTTGCCTTCGTCAACACCGACATGGTGATCGGCGGCAGGCTTTGGTCTACGGAAACTCTGGGTATCTATGCCGTTGCCATGCAGATTTCCCAGATCCCCCTGAGCAAACTGACGCCCATGCTGAAACAGGTGGCCTTTCCCGCCTATTCCAATCTGCTGCACAAGGGTGACGAGATTGGTCCTTATTTCATCAAGGCCAGCGGTCTATCCATGTTCATGACCTTTCCGGTTTTCTTCGGCATGGCTTCCACGGCCAACGCCTATGTTCCCCTGTTACTCGGCGAAAAATGGCTGGCGGTGATTCTTCCCGCAACCCTGATTCCCCTGACCCTCCCTTTCAGAGTGGCTCAGGAGCTCATCGATCCTGCCATGCAGGCCCGGGGATATCCTCGAGGGGTGGTCATCAACTGGGCCTTCGCACTGCTGATCACGGGCCCTTCTCTCTATATAGGCGCCAGATTCTGGGGGCTGGAAGGACTTTGCTGGGCCTGGGTCATCAGTTTCCCGCTTGCCTTCCTGTTTTCCGCATCAAAAGCATGCCGGGTACTGGATGTTTCCATGGGAGAATATTTGTCTACCCTGGCAAGGCCATTGGCCTGCGCATCAATAATGTACGTTACAATCCTGGTCGAACGATATTTCACCGGGGATCTTATGCCACTGGCCGCACAGCTCGCCATGCAAATAATCACGGGTGTTATCGTTTACCTGACAGCAAGCCGTTTTCTCTGCTCCAACGAGATGCGTCATCTCCTGGATCTGGTCAAGAACGTCCGCTCTCAATAG
- a CDS encoding glycosyltransferase family 2 protein → MEQQDYFISVVIPNYNYEKYVGEAIRSVLDQTWNNREVVVVDDGSTDDSVRVIRKFGDKVRLIRQENQHLSAARNTGIRAAKGNWIAFLDSDDLWHPCKLELQVEALKKNPDWAFIGGDVLDEGDYPDFDKATIQEEEVTLNDFLAYTPMSGSVALVKTECFNKVGMFDPGLRSSEDLDMWLRLASAYRGGRVKAPLWHYRQHPDQMNRDMGTMLTTRKQVMSRFFHKHHIPFSQRRIAWAQYMYDAAITHRDNGGNLGRSLAYGLGSLLYAPESYHAEASTGERLKSEIVTLLRLLRIHKPGETHDH, encoded by the coding sequence ATGGAACAGCAAGATTATTTTATTTCTGTCGTCATCCCCAACTACAACTATGAGAAATACGTGGGAGAAGCCATTCGCTCAGTATTGGATCAAACCTGGAACAACCGGGAAGTCGTGGTGGTCGATGATGGCTCTACAGATGATTCCGTTAGGGTGATCCGGAAGTTTGGCGATAAAGTTCGGCTCATCCGGCAGGAGAACCAGCATCTGTCCGCGGCGCGCAATACCGGGATACGGGCGGCCAAAGGGAACTGGATTGCCTTCCTGGACTCCGACGATCTGTGGCACCCGTGCAAACTGGAACTGCAGGTTGAAGCACTGAAGAAAAATCCTGACTGGGCTTTCATCGGGGGCGATGTACTGGATGAAGGGGATTATCCTGACTTTGACAAAGCAACCATCCAGGAAGAAGAGGTAACTCTGAACGACTTTCTCGCCTACACCCCCATGTCCGGCTCCGTGGCCCTGGTCAAAACAGAGTGCTTCAACAAGGTTGGCATGTTTGACCCGGGTTTACGTTCCAGTGAAGACCTGGATATGTGGCTCAGACTGGCATCAGCCTATCGTGGTGGACGGGTCAAGGCTCCTTTGTGGCACTACCGCCAGCACCCGGACCAGATGAACCGGGATATGGGAACCATGCTGACCACCCGCAAACAGGTAATGAGCCGGTTCTTCCATAAACACCATATCCCCTTTTCCCAGCGACGCATTGCCTGGGCCCAGTACATGTACGACGCCGCAATCACCCACCGGGACAACGGTGGAAACCTGGGCCGTTCATTGGCTTACGGGCTGGGCAGCCTCCTGTACGCGCCGGAAAGCTACCACGCGGAAGCTTCTACCGGAGAACGGCTGAAATCCGAGATCGTCACCCTGCTGAGACTGCTGCGGATTCACAAGCCAGGTGAGACTCACGATCATTGA
- a CDS encoding polysaccharide deacetylase family protein, whose translation MKTLLICHSDDLLNGQALPAWLDSFSDLVGIVFIDETPGRMVQRIKNEIRRSGMLRFLDVLLFRVYYRIFLSARDKAVQGTRLKRIREAYPDYQGPMAEFHTLSPNTPEVAQFIQSLQPDLIIARCKTLLKKDIYGLAKTGTFVMHPGICPEYRNAHGCFWALASNDLDKVGMTLLKIDDGVDTGPVYGYFYPEFDELRDSHITIQDRTVFDNLDAIRQRLQEIYLGKATPIDTQGRPSGVWGQPWMSQYLKWKRAARKRQQAGRVAPSLLYHDVVEQGKYESSGFDSPDANIYKLDRDAFVRQLNLLQQHYPQVDTRLPQGKSRAQQASQRILFTFDDGGKSAITEVADLLESRGWIGYFFITTDKVGEAGFMTADDIRELDRRGHVIGSHSHTHPPNISALSDEQIAREWETSCAILGDMIGKQISCASVPGGFYSDKVKALAFKAGIRHLFTSEPNKLIQRDGDGYLVGRYAINNATRNQRVVDLASGTLNRHQLFQTAFWNFKKALKWILGDTYIRIRKFLLK comes from the coding sequence ATGAAGACTCTGCTGATATGCCATTCGGATGATCTGCTGAACGGGCAGGCCTTGCCAGCCTGGCTGGATTCGTTTTCTGATCTTGTCGGAATCGTGTTTATCGACGAAACCCCGGGGAGAATGGTCCAGCGTATCAAGAATGAAATCCGGCGAAGTGGCATGCTGCGATTTCTGGATGTGTTGCTGTTCAGGGTCTATTACAGGATCTTTCTCTCGGCCCGGGATAAAGCAGTTCAGGGCACACGGTTGAAAAGGATCCGGGAGGCCTATCCGGATTACCAGGGACCGATGGCGGAGTTTCATACCCTGTCGCCCAATACCCCGGAAGTGGCCCAGTTCATTCAATCCTTACAGCCGGATCTGATTATCGCCAGGTGCAAAACCCTGTTGAAAAAGGACATCTATGGTTTGGCCAAAACCGGAACCTTTGTCATGCATCCCGGAATTTGTCCCGAGTATCGGAATGCGCATGGATGCTTCTGGGCCCTGGCCTCCAATGACCTGGACAAGGTGGGCATGACCCTGTTGAAAATCGATGATGGCGTGGATACCGGTCCCGTGTATGGCTACTTCTACCCGGAGTTCGATGAGCTGCGTGATTCCCATATCACCATACAGGACAGGACTGTGTTCGATAACCTCGATGCCATACGCCAGAGGCTGCAGGAGATTTACCTGGGGAAAGCAACCCCCATCGACACTCAGGGAAGACCATCCGGAGTATGGGGCCAGCCCTGGATGAGCCAGTACCTGAAATGGAAGCGGGCGGCACGCAAGCGGCAACAGGCAGGACGGGTGGCGCCATCACTCCTGTATCACGATGTGGTGGAGCAGGGAAAATATGAGAGCTCCGGCTTCGACAGTCCGGATGCGAATATCTACAAACTCGATCGGGATGCTTTTGTCCGCCAGTTGAACCTGCTGCAGCAACACTATCCACAGGTGGATACCCGGCTACCCCAGGGGAAGTCCCGTGCACAACAGGCTTCGCAGCGGATTCTGTTTACCTTTGATGATGGCGGTAAGAGTGCGATTACCGAGGTGGCGGATCTTCTGGAAAGCCGCGGCTGGATCGGTTACTTCTTCATCACCACGGACAAGGTGGGTGAGGCAGGATTTATGACGGCGGATGACATCCGTGAGCTGGATCGCCGGGGGCATGTGATTGGATCCCACTCCCATACCCATCCGCCCAATATCAGCGCTTTGAGTGATGAACAGATTGCCCGGGAGTGGGAAACCAGCTGCGCCATCCTGGGGGATATGATTGGCAAACAGATCAGCTGTGCTTCGGTGCCGGGGGGGTTCTACTCGGACAAGGTAAAAGCGCTGGCTTTCAAGGCGGGTATCCGGCATCTCTTCACTTCTGAACCGAACAAGCTGATTCAGCGGGATGGAGACGGATATCTGGTAGGTCGTTATGCCATCAACAATGCCACCCGGAACCAGCGGGTGGTCGATCTGGCGTCGGGAACACTGAACCGGCATCAGTTGTTCCAGACAGCCTTCTGGAACTTCAAAAAGGCATTGAAGTGGATACTGGGCGATACCTACATCAGGATCAGGAAATTTCTTCTCAAATAG